From the genome of Ralstonia pickettii, one region includes:
- the trpC gene encoding indole-3-glycerol phosphate synthase TrpC, translating to MSDILQKILAVKAEEVAVARKHRDLPSMRAEAEANRTDSTLGARGFAKAMRDKIAAGNAAVIAEVKKASPSKGVLRPNFKPADIARSYAEHGAACLSVLTDEQFFQGHADYLREARAACTLPVLRKDFMVDLYQVYEARSWGADCILLIVAALDQGLMEELEACALELGMDVLVEVHDGHELDRALRLQTPLVGVNNRNLRTFETTLDTTLGLLKHMPDDRIVVTESGILTPDDVRKMRAAAVNAFLVGEAFMRADDPGAELARLFT from the coding sequence ATGTCCGACATCCTGCAGAAAATCCTGGCCGTGAAGGCCGAAGAAGTGGCCGTCGCGCGCAAGCACCGCGACCTGCCCAGCATGCGCGCCGAAGCCGAAGCCAACCGCACCGACAGCACGCTCGGCGCCCGCGGCTTTGCCAAGGCAATGCGCGACAAGATCGCCGCCGGCAACGCGGCGGTCATCGCCGAAGTGAAAAAGGCGTCGCCGTCCAAAGGCGTGCTGCGCCCGAACTTCAAGCCCGCCGACATCGCCCGCAGCTATGCGGAACACGGCGCCGCGTGCCTGTCGGTGCTGACCGACGAGCAGTTCTTCCAAGGCCACGCCGACTACCTGCGCGAGGCGCGCGCCGCCTGCACGCTGCCGGTGCTGCGCAAGGATTTCATGGTCGACTTGTACCAGGTGTACGAAGCGCGCTCGTGGGGCGCGGACTGCATCCTGCTGATCGTGGCCGCGCTGGATCAGGGCCTGATGGAAGAACTCGAGGCGTGCGCGCTGGAACTCGGCATGGACGTGCTGGTGGAAGTGCACGACGGCCATGAGCTGGACCGCGCGCTGCGTCTGCAAACACCGCTGGTGGGCGTGAACAACCGCAACCTGCGCACGTTCGAAACCACGCTCGACACCACGCTCGGCCTGCTCAAGCACATGCCGGACGATCGCATCGTCGTCACGGAATCCGGCATCCTCACGCCGGACGACGTGCGCAAGATGCGCGCCGCCGCGGTCAACGCGTTCCTCGTCGGCGAAGCCTTCATGCGTGCAGACGACCCGGGCGCCGAACTGGCCCGCCTGTTTACCTGA
- a CDS encoding CYTH domain-containing protein has product MAREIELKLAVSAGAHDALVHWLDAHAQSAGSVELANVYYDTPDQALARNRAALRVRRQGSQWLQTLKTAAVSTSGLSARHEWEVPLQNDALSVDAFVANNASEAADYVRPHAAALVPLFRTDFTRRLWHVKSEGGEIEIALDAGAILIPGTQAREQIDELELEWKPAAGSTLSEDTIAERLHAWTKKLRAAVAGLTPLDISKAQRGYRLREKTIGGQP; this is encoded by the coding sequence ATGGCCCGCGAGATTGAACTGAAGCTGGCCGTATCGGCCGGCGCACACGACGCCCTCGTCCACTGGCTGGATGCGCACGCACAGAGCGCCGGCTCGGTGGAATTGGCAAACGTCTACTACGACACGCCCGACCAGGCGCTGGCACGCAACCGCGCCGCGCTGCGCGTGCGCCGTCAAGGCAGCCAATGGCTGCAGACGCTGAAGACCGCAGCAGTGAGTACGTCCGGTTTGAGCGCCCGCCACGAATGGGAGGTGCCGCTGCAGAACGATGCGCTGTCCGTCGATGCCTTCGTCGCCAACAACGCCAGTGAAGCAGCCGACTATGTTCGGCCCCACGCGGCGGCGCTCGTCCCGCTGTTCCGCACGGACTTCACGCGCCGCCTGTGGCACGTGAAGTCCGAGGGCGGCGAGATCGAGATTGCATTGGATGCCGGCGCCATCCTCATCCCCGGCACCCAGGCGCGCGAGCAGATCGACGAGCTGGAACTGGAGTGGAAGCCCGCTGCCGGCAGCACGCTCAGCGAAGACACGATTGCCGAGCGTCTGCACGCCTGGACGAAAAAGCTGCGCGCCGCCGTGGCCGGTCTCACGCCGCTCGACATCAGCAAGGCGCAACGCGGCTACCGCTTGCGCGAGAAAACCATTGGGGGCCAGCCGTGA
- a CDS encoding uracil-DNA glycosylase: protein MTRRANPAQAALFDDPATDTIAVGFTPLAEQFDALPADWKTLLTPCIAQTNWPELCAFVDGERAAGKPIFPTDVFRALHLTSVDDVRVVILGQDPYHGTGNVDGREIPQAHGLAFSVPAGVRVPPSLRNIYKEIEEEFGCKLPAASGNLEGWAQQGVLLLNTVLTVEQGQAASHAKRGWERITDCLLEQLARVGHKRVFMLWGSHAQAKRALLSDGHLVLEAPHPSPLSAHRGFLGCGHFKTANDWLAAQHQPTIDWLKPQAA from the coding sequence GTGACGCGGCGCGCCAATCCGGCGCAAGCCGCTCTCTTCGATGACCCGGCGACGGACACGATCGCTGTGGGTTTCACCCCGCTGGCCGAGCAGTTCGACGCCCTGCCCGCCGATTGGAAGACGCTGCTCACGCCGTGTATCGCGCAGACCAACTGGCCCGAGCTGTGTGCCTTTGTCGACGGCGAACGCGCGGCTGGCAAGCCGATCTTCCCGACGGACGTTTTCCGTGCGCTGCACCTGACCTCGGTGGATGATGTGCGCGTCGTCATCCTCGGCCAGGATCCGTATCACGGCACGGGCAACGTCGATGGCCGCGAGATTCCGCAGGCGCACGGGCTGGCATTCTCGGTGCCTGCAGGCGTGCGCGTCCCACCAAGCCTGCGCAATATCTATAAGGAAATCGAAGAGGAATTCGGCTGCAAGCTGCCAGCCGCCTCCGGCAACCTGGAGGGCTGGGCACAGCAAGGTGTCCTGCTGCTCAACACGGTGCTCACCGTCGAACAAGGCCAGGCCGCCAGCCACGCCAAGCGCGGCTGGGAACGCATTACCGATTGCCTGCTGGAGCAACTGGCGCGTGTCGGCCACAAGCGCGTGTTCATGCTGTGGGGCAGCCACGCGCAAGCCAAGCGGGCGCTGCTGTCGGACGGGCATCTCGTGCTGGAGGCGCCGCACCCCTCGCCGCTGTCGGCGCATCGCGGGTTCCTGGGATGCGGGCATTTCAAGACGGCCAATGATTGGCTGGCGGCGCAGCACCAGCCGACCATCGATTGGCTGAAACCGCAGGCCGCTTGA
- a CDS encoding FUSC family protein, translating into MDYVHDPRTFLYSHYVSRGIRTATGVIGLTLLALLVMDLQGAMVVSIGALCTSLMDLPSPLRHKFNEMLACVLLTTAVTFLVAVATPYAILPAVIVVVSFLAGLMVAYGNKTMPLQFAALFVMTLTFTEEFAFREAVEHTLQFFLGAIGYMAFAMAVAWGQRRRIKEQVLAECLYELAVYVECKAGFYDASKDFDEQFNALVRQQISVADKQQVARDFVFRDNRTASDGRLVQIHMRMLDIYEYLLSSNTDYPLLRQWLADAEVMRLLRDVIERMRMDIEGVAYAVGRDRPSPTPLSYDHEIAAIEAALHELQHNHHGVPIEAIAALEESVATVRGAIRLMAQLHAATATPIELSQVLLRPDMTPFLTRQKYELRLVLEELTWRSPVLRFALRISMAVAAGLWIADHLPYSSHGYWVLLTIVVILKPTFSLTRQRNLDRVLGTLIGCVIAAVILRYTHSTWILMGVLYLSTAASAAFVTVRYRYTAIAACVQVLIQINLLLPGSKGAIGERLVDTLIGAAIATAFSYVLPSWEYRNLPKLVDDVLRTNCRFIEAARDLLLGTLKDDFAYRVQRKQFMESLTGLIAAFARMLDEPKSRHRAVDNLNRFIVQNYLVAAHVAAVRILVRQRAQELDEADTRALVEQTAAAALESLTRAKERFDQAVHEGGWGVRPRDTQELGAADFADQSARSRMVDAAAESESLSAMHLLERRLQALRADTSKIALRCGALGRALRISKD; encoded by the coding sequence ATGGACTACGTCCACGATCCACGCACGTTCCTCTACAGCCATTACGTCTCGCGCGGCATCCGCACCGCCACCGGCGTGATCGGCCTGACGCTGCTCGCACTGCTGGTGATGGACCTGCAGGGCGCGATGGTGGTGTCCATCGGCGCGCTCTGCACGAGCCTCATGGACTTGCCCAGCCCACTGCGGCACAAGTTCAACGAGATGTTGGCCTGCGTGCTGCTGACGACGGCCGTCACGTTTCTCGTGGCGGTGGCGACGCCATACGCGATCCTGCCGGCGGTGATCGTGGTGGTGAGCTTCCTGGCGGGGCTCATGGTGGCGTACGGCAACAAGACGATGCCGCTGCAGTTCGCGGCGCTGTTCGTCATGACGCTTACGTTTACCGAGGAATTCGCCTTCCGCGAAGCCGTGGAGCACACGCTGCAGTTCTTCCTCGGCGCCATCGGCTACATGGCCTTTGCGATGGCGGTAGCGTGGGGCCAGCGCCGCCGCATCAAGGAGCAGGTGCTGGCCGAATGCCTGTACGAACTGGCCGTGTACGTGGAGTGCAAAGCCGGCTTCTACGACGCATCCAAGGATTTCGACGAGCAGTTCAATGCGCTCGTACGCCAGCAGATTTCGGTGGCGGACAAGCAGCAGGTGGCGCGCGATTTCGTTTTCCGGGACAACCGCACGGCCAGCGACGGCCGCCTCGTGCAGATCCACATGCGGATGCTCGACATCTACGAGTATCTGCTGTCGTCCAATACCGATTACCCGTTGCTGCGCCAGTGGCTGGCCGACGCCGAGGTGATGCGTCTGCTGCGCGACGTGATCGAACGCATGCGCATGGACATCGAAGGCGTCGCCTATGCCGTCGGCCGCGACCGTCCGTCGCCCACGCCGCTGTCATACGACCACGAGATCGCAGCCATTGAAGCCGCGCTGCACGAACTGCAGCACAACCATCACGGCGTGCCCATCGAGGCGATTGCCGCGCTCGAAGAGTCGGTGGCGACGGTACGGGGCGCGATTCGGCTCATGGCACAACTGCACGCGGCCACCGCCACGCCGATCGAGTTGTCGCAGGTGCTGCTGCGCCCCGACATGACGCCGTTTCTCACGCGTCAGAAGTACGAGCTGCGGCTGGTGCTCGAAGAGCTGACGTGGCGTTCACCGGTGCTGCGCTTTGCACTGCGTATTTCGATGGCCGTGGCGGCGGGGCTGTGGATTGCTGATCACCTCCCGTATAGCTCGCACGGCTACTGGGTGTTGCTGACCATTGTCGTGATCCTCAAGCCGACGTTCAGCTTGACGCGCCAGCGCAACCTCGACCGGGTGCTGGGTACGCTGATCGGCTGCGTCATTGCCGCCGTGATCCTGCGGTATACGCATTCGACGTGGATCCTGATGGGCGTGCTGTACCTGTCCACTGCCGCCAGCGCCGCGTTCGTTACCGTGCGCTACCGTTACACGGCCATTGCGGCGTGCGTGCAGGTGCTGATCCAGATCAACCTGCTGCTGCCTGGCAGCAAGGGCGCGATTGGTGAACGGCTGGTCGACACGCTGATCGGCGCGGCCATCGCCACCGCGTTCAGCTACGTCTTGCCGAGTTGGGAATACCGCAACCTGCCCAAGCTCGTGGACGATGTGCTGCGCACCAACTGCCGCTTCATCGAGGCCGCGCGGGACCTGCTGCTCGGCACACTCAAGGACGACTTCGCCTACCGCGTGCAGCGCAAGCAGTTCATGGAATCGCTCACAGGGCTCATCGCGGCGTTCGCGCGCATGCTGGACGAGCCCAAGAGCCGGCACCGCGCCGTCGACAACCTGAACCGCTTCATCGTGCAGAACTACCTCGTGGCTGCGCACGTCGCGGCGGTGCGCATTCTCGTGCGGCAACGGGCGCAGGAACTGGACGAGGCGGATACGCGGGCGCTGGTCGAGCAAACGGCTGCGGCCGCGCTGGAAAGCCTGACCCGCGCCAAGGAGCGCTTTGACCAGGCCGTGCACGAAGGCGGCTGGGGCGTACGCCCACGCGACACACAGGAGTTGGGCGCGGCCGACTTCGCCGATCAGTCGGCACGCTCGCGCATGGTCGATGCGGCCGCCGAATCCGAATCGCTGTCGGCGATGCACCTGCTAGAGCGGCGCCTGCAAGCGCTGCGGGCTGATACGTCCAAGATTGCATTGCGCTGTGGTGCGCTCGGACGCGCGCTGCGTATTTCGAAAGATTAG
- a CDS encoding M61 family metallopeptidase, which translates to MKPIRYTIAPAAPEAHVFTVTVTVDAPDSQGQRFSLPAWIPGSYMIREFARNIVRIEASSAHRPVRLTKVDKHTWWAAPCTGPLTISYDVYAWDLSVRAAHLDTTHGFFNGTSVFLRVEGADDQRCLVDIQPPAGDAYRGWRVATALREATGRIAGKAGAKRYGFGWYEAANYDELIDHPVEMGTFELVSFEACGAQHDAVFTGRVPNLDLERIARDFKRICEAQIRLFEPQTATAPFLDSNRRYVFMTMATTDGYGGLEHRASTALMCARADLPVTGRDETTEGYRTFLGLVSHEYFHTWNVKRIKPATFVPYALDREVHTPLLWLFEGFTSYYDDLMLVRSGLISEAQYLEMLGKTWNGVLRGSGRLKQSVAESSFDAWTKYYRQDENAPNAIVSYYTKGSLVALALDLTIRTQTHGERSLDDVMRALWVTYGRDFYAAGHAQRGVTEAGLITLMEETTGVRLRTLVRQLTEGRDDPPLPALFKAMGVSATRKAADPALALGVKIGAENGYVKLQQVFDDSPAQQGGLSAGDLVVAVDGLRVPTGQLDKMLARHRAGDTVPVHVFRRDELMQLDVTLAADATPQFTLALASEPSPLRSAWLGKRAAARSTRAARGKSA; encoded by the coding sequence ATGAAGCCGATCCGCTACACCATCGCCCCCGCCGCGCCCGAGGCGCACGTTTTCACCGTCACCGTCACGGTTGACGCGCCCGACAGCCAAGGCCAGCGATTTTCGCTGCCGGCGTGGATTCCGGGCAGCTACATGATCCGCGAGTTCGCGCGCAACATCGTGCGGATCGAGGCGTCATCCGCCCACAGGCCGGTGCGCCTGACCAAGGTCGACAAGCACACGTGGTGGGCCGCGCCCTGCACCGGGCCGCTGACGATTTCCTACGACGTCTATGCGTGGGACTTGTCGGTGCGCGCCGCGCATCTGGATACCACGCACGGCTTCTTCAACGGCACGTCGGTGTTCCTGCGTGTCGAAGGCGCGGATGACCAGCGTTGCCTGGTCGACATCCAGCCGCCCGCCGGAGATGCCTACCGCGGCTGGCGCGTGGCCACCGCGCTGCGCGAGGCCACTGGGCGCATCGCGGGCAAGGCCGGCGCCAAGCGCTACGGCTTTGGCTGGTACGAAGCGGCCAATTACGATGAGCTGATCGACCACCCGGTGGAGATGGGCACGTTCGAGCTGGTGTCGTTCGAGGCCTGCGGTGCACAGCACGACGCCGTCTTTACGGGCCGCGTGCCGAATCTTGATCTGGAACGCATCGCCCGCGACTTCAAGCGCATCTGCGAAGCGCAGATCCGCCTGTTCGAGCCGCAGACCGCCACGGCGCCGTTCCTCGACAGCAACCGGCGCTATGTCTTCATGACGATGGCCACCACCGACGGCTACGGCGGCCTCGAGCACCGCGCCAGCACCGCATTGATGTGCGCGCGCGCCGATCTGCCCGTCACTGGCCGCGATGAGACCACCGAGGGCTATCGCACCTTCCTTGGCCTCGTCAGCCACGAGTATTTCCACACCTGGAACGTCAAGCGCATCAAGCCGGCCACCTTTGTGCCGTACGCGCTCGATCGCGAGGTCCACACGCCGCTGCTGTGGCTGTTTGAAGGCTTCACGAGCTATTACGACGATCTGATGCTGGTGCGCTCGGGGCTGATTTCCGAAGCGCAGTATCTGGAGATGCTCGGCAAGACGTGGAACGGCGTGCTGCGCGGCAGCGGCCGCCTGAAGCAGAGCGTGGCCGAAAGCTCGTTCGACGCCTGGACGAAGTACTACCGCCAGGACGAAAACGCCCCCAACGCCATCGTCAGCTACTACACCAAGGGCTCGCTCGTGGCGCTGGCGCTCGACCTCACGATCCGCACGCAGACCCACGGCGAACGCTCGCTCGACGACGTGATGCGCGCCCTGTGGGTGACGTACGGCCGCGATTTCTATGCCGCGGGCCACGCGCAGCGTGGCGTGACCGAAGCCGGGCTCATCACTCTGATGGAAGAGACCACCGGTGTGCGCCTGCGCACGCTGGTCCGCCAGTTGACCGAGGGGCGCGACGACCCGCCGCTGCCGGCGCTGTTCAAGGCGATGGGCGTCAGCGCCACGCGCAAGGCGGCAGACCCCGCGCTTGCCCTGGGCGTCAAGATCGGCGCCGAGAACGGCTACGTCAAGCTGCAGCAGGTCTTCGACGACAGCCCCGCGCAGCAAGGCGGTCTGTCTGCAGGCGACCTGGTCGTCGCGGTAGACGGCCTGCGTGTGCCGACCGGCCAGCTCGACAAGATGCTTGCGCGCCACCGCGCCGGCGACACCGTTCCCGTGCACGTGTTCCGTCGCGACGAATTGATGCAGCTTGACGTAACGCTCGCTGCCGACGCCACGCCGCAGTTCACGCTGGCGCTCGCGTCCGAGCCGTCGCCGCTGCGCTCGGCATGGCTGGGCAAACGGGCAGCCGCGCGCAGCACGCGCGCGGCACGCGGTAAGTCAGCCTGA
- the acuI gene encoding acrylyl-CoA reductase (NADPH) — MSFRALMLEKQDGGPLAHIVDLDDAALSTSEALANDVTAGDVLIRVDWSTINYKDGLAITGKGPVVRKWPMVAGIDGAGVVLESTHADWRTGDAVVLNGWGVGETHWGCLAQQARLSGDWLVALPAGLDARQAMAIGTAGYTAMLSVLALERAGVKPGDGEVLVTGASGGVGSIAIALLGKLGYRVVASTGKTNEADFLQALGATDVIDRAELSAPGKPLQKERWAAVVDSVGSHTLVNACAQVRYGGVVTACGLAQGMDFPATVAPFILRGVTLCGIDSVMAPRALRQTAWQRLAADLLPDRLAAITREVTLSEAIDAAHDIVAGKMRGRVVVDVNR, encoded by the coding sequence ATGTCGTTTCGCGCGCTGATGCTTGAAAAGCAGGATGGCGGCCCGCTGGCCCACATCGTCGACCTCGATGACGCGGCGTTGTCCACGTCCGAAGCGCTTGCCAACGACGTGACCGCTGGTGACGTGCTGATCCGCGTGGACTGGTCGACCATCAACTACAAGGACGGCCTGGCCATCACCGGCAAAGGCCCCGTTGTACGCAAGTGGCCGATGGTGGCCGGTATCGACGGCGCGGGCGTCGTGCTCGAATCCACGCACGCGGATTGGCGGACCGGCGATGCGGTCGTGCTCAACGGCTGGGGCGTCGGCGAGACGCATTGGGGGTGCCTCGCCCAGCAGGCGCGGCTTTCCGGCGATTGGCTGGTGGCATTGCCGGCGGGGCTCGATGCGCGGCAGGCCATGGCGATCGGCACGGCAGGCTACACGGCGATGCTTTCCGTGCTGGCCTTGGAGCGTGCCGGCGTGAAACCGGGCGACGGCGAGGTGCTGGTGACCGGCGCGTCGGGCGGCGTGGGCTCGATCGCCATTGCGCTGCTCGGCAAGCTGGGCTATCGCGTGGTGGCGTCGACCGGGAAGACCAATGAGGCCGATTTCCTGCAGGCGCTGGGCGCGACGGATGTCATTGACCGCGCCGAGCTTTCCGCCCCCGGCAAGCCGTTGCAGAAAGAGCGCTGGGCGGCGGTGGTCGATTCGGTGGGCTCGCACACGCTGGTCAACGCGTGCGCACAGGTGCGCTATGGCGGCGTGGTCACGGCTTGCGGGCTGGCGCAGGGCATGGATTTTCCGGCCACCGTCGCGCCGTTCATCCTGCGTGGCGTGACCCTGTGCGGGATCGACAGCGTGATGGCGCCGCGTGCGCTGCGCCAGACCGCGTGGCAGCGCCTCGCCGCCGATCTGCTGCCGGACCGCCTGGCCGCCATCACGCGTGAAGTGACGCTTTCCGAGGCCATCGACGCTGCACACGACATCGTGGCGGGCAAGATGCGCGGGCGGGTCGTGGTCGACGTCAACCGATAG
- a CDS encoding DsbC family protein, with translation MSFRIRVAAIASAVAVAAIGAGYVLSAGAAEPALDKVKATVQKALGPNVEIKSVAKSPLAGLYEINLGSQVVYSDATGRYVLNGDLLDTQTATNLTQERLAELNRVKWSDLPLDRAVKWVKGNGARKIAVFSDPNCPYCHKLEQMLTQVDNVTVYTFLFPILSEDSNTKAKQIWCSADRAKAWRDWMTAKTAPGGAGTCDTPLEANLKLGQQLNVTGTPAIIFPDGSRAPGLIDAATLERKFAALKKS, from the coding sequence ATGTCGTTTCGTATTCGGGTGGCGGCCATCGCCTCTGCGGTGGCCGTGGCAGCCATTGGCGCGGGCTATGTCTTGAGCGCCGGTGCCGCCGAGCCCGCCTTGGACAAGGTCAAGGCCACCGTACAGAAGGCCCTGGGCCCGAACGTGGAGATCAAGAGCGTCGCCAAGTCGCCGCTCGCGGGCCTGTACGAGATCAACCTCGGCAGCCAGGTCGTCTACAGCGATGCCACCGGCCGTTACGTGCTCAACGGCGACCTGCTCGATACGCAGACCGCCACCAACCTCACACAGGAGCGCCTGGCCGAGCTGAACCGCGTGAAGTGGTCCGACTTGCCGCTGGACCGCGCCGTGAAGTGGGTCAAGGGCAACGGCGCGCGCAAGATCGCCGTGTTCTCCGACCCGAACTGCCCGTACTGCCACAAGCTGGAACAGATGCTGACGCAGGTCGACAACGTCACGGTCTACACCTTCCTGTTCCCGATCCTGTCGGAGGACTCGAACACCAAGGCCAAGCAGATCTGGTGCTCGGCCGACCGCGCCAAGGCTTGGCGCGACTGGATGACCGCCAAGACCGCCCCGGGCGGCGCCGGCACCTGCGATACACCGCTCGAGGCCAACCTGAAGCTCGGCCAGCAACTGAACGTGACCGGCACGCCGGCCATCATCTTCCCGGATGGCTCGCGGGCGCCGGGCCTGATCGATGCGGCCACGCTGGAGCGCAAGTTCGCCGCGCTCAAGAAGTCGTAA
- a CDS encoding UbiH/UbiF family hydroxylase: MNTPAFSTSKAASREAAPYHLAVVGGGIVGRACALRLAQIGLRIAHIAPPAPAATPAGPDAWDARVYAFSSSSQALLEQLRIWPALDMTRVQPVLDMRIFGDDAAARGEHAHPDLHFSAYAAGTPQLAWIAESSLVERALETALRFAHTVQSFPHAATGFEMEADAVKLTLADGQTVRAECVIGADGKHSWVREQAGIQAEAKPYRQLGVVANFQAEHWHQDTAWQWFLGASAEQAAAPGDDPPVRGEILAMLPLPDRRVSMVWSASEEHARELLALSPEALCRAVEAAAGGAVAARFGRLSNITPAQGFPLVLQHASRAVAPRVALVGDAAHVIHPLAGQGMNLGLRDVSEIGRVMAERETMRDHGDLRLLRRYERARREDLLSLTAATDGLHKLFALPGALPRTVRNAGMRMVGMTPFIKRLLIKHALG, encoded by the coding sequence ATGAATACACCCGCGTTTTCCACTTCGAAGGCGGCTTCCCGGGAGGCAGCGCCTTACCACTTGGCCGTGGTGGGCGGCGGCATCGTCGGGCGCGCCTGCGCGCTGCGGCTGGCGCAGATCGGCTTGCGCATTGCGCATATCGCGCCACCCGCCCCAGCCGCCACACCCGCCGGGCCGGACGCGTGGGACGCGCGTGTTTACGCGTTCTCGTCCAGCTCCCAGGCGTTGCTCGAGCAATTGCGCATCTGGCCGGCGCTCGACATGACCCGCGTGCAGCCGGTGCTCGACATGCGGATCTTCGGCGACGATGCTGCCGCACGCGGCGAGCACGCCCACCCGGACCTGCATTTTTCCGCCTACGCGGCCGGCACGCCGCAGCTGGCATGGATTGCCGAATCTTCGCTCGTGGAGCGCGCGCTGGAAACTGCGCTGCGCTTTGCCCACACGGTGCAGTCGTTCCCGCATGCCGCCACCGGTTTCGAAATGGAAGCCGACGCCGTAAAGCTGACGCTGGCCGACGGCCAGACGGTCCGCGCGGAATGCGTGATCGGCGCCGACGGCAAGCATTCTTGGGTGCGCGAGCAGGCAGGCATTCAGGCTGAAGCGAAACCGTATCGGCAGCTTGGTGTGGTGGCCAACTTCCAGGCCGAGCACTGGCATCAGGACACCGCGTGGCAATGGTTCCTCGGTGCATCCGCCGAGCAGGCCGCAGCGCCGGGTGACGACCCCCCCGTACGCGGCGAGATCCTCGCGATGCTGCCGTTGCCCGATCGGCGTGTGTCGATGGTGTGGTCTGCCAGCGAAGAGCACGCCCGCGAATTGCTCGCGCTGTCGCCCGAGGCGCTGTGCCGTGCCGTGGAAGCCGCGGCGGGTGGCGCCGTCGCCGCACGCTTCGGGCGCTTGTCGAACATCACGCCTGCGCAGGGTTTCCCGCTCGTGCTGCAGCACGCCAGCCGGGCCGTCGCCCCGCGCGTGGCGCTGGTGGGCGATGCGGCCCATGTGATCCATCCGCTCGCCGGGCAGGGCATGAACCTCGGGCTTCGGGATGTGTCCGAAATCGGCCGGGTAATGGCGGAACGTGAAACCATGCGCGATCATGGCGATCTGAGGTTGCTGCGCCGTTACGAACGTGCCCGCCGCGAAGACCTGCTTTCGCTCACGGCCGCCACCGACGGTCTGCATAAACTGTTCGCCCTGCCGGGGGCGCTGCCGCGCACGGTACGCAACGCGGGGATGCGCATGGTGGGCATGACGCCATTTATCAAACGCTTGTTGATCAAGCACGCACTCGGCTGA
- a CDS encoding lytic transglycosylase domain-containing protein: MPLARLLCLNWCRLAGALLLAASSVAAHAASGDCFEQAGTYQGVNPTVLRAIVWFESKGDAGAIHRNADGSVDIGQAQINSIHFGTLARYGVPRHALTDACVNVFVAAWLLKQKMVRHGNTWRAIGAYHSETPAHRDAYARSIQRVLMSWGELRADR, encoded by the coding sequence ATGCCCCTCGCCCGCCTTCTTTGCTTGAACTGGTGCCGCCTTGCCGGAGCCCTTTTGCTAGCTGCTTCCAGCGTTGCAGCGCACGCCGCCTCGGGTGATTGCTTCGAGCAGGCCGGGACCTATCAGGGCGTCAACCCGACGGTGCTGCGCGCGATCGTGTGGTTTGAATCGAAGGGCGATGCGGGCGCCATCCATCGCAACGCTGACGGCTCGGTCGACATCGGCCAGGCGCAGATCAACTCGATCCACTTCGGCACGCTGGCGCGCTATGGCGTGCCGCGCCACGCGCTGACCGACGCTTGCGTGAACGTATTCGTGGCGGCCTGGCTGCTCAAGCAAAAAATGGTTCGCCACGGAAACACATGGCGGGCCATCGGCGCGTATCACTCCGAAACGCCCGCCCACCGCGACGCCTATGCGCGCAGCATCCAGCGGGTGCTGATGTCGTGGGGGGAATTGCGGGCCGACCGCTGA
- a CDS encoding flagellar protein FliT, which yields MSWTVATAARPIHTVSDSAGLFACYEAIASLSEDMVDAAERGDWDEVSLLERECAAHMERLGHGLRPALSHEEIQRKRDLMMRILANDARVRALVCPRQDELMRLVSGERRAIGARQAYAAVSYY from the coding sequence ATGTCCTGGACCGTCGCCACCGCCGCCCGCCCGATCCATACGGTTTCCGACAGCGCCGGCCTGTTCGCCTGCTACGAGGCCATCGCCAGCCTGTCCGAAGACATGGTGGATGCTGCAGAACGCGGCGACTGGGACGAAGTGAGCTTGCTGGAGCGCGAATGCGCGGCGCACATGGAGCGCTTGGGCCACGGTCTGCGCCCGGCCTTGTCGCACGAAGAAATACAGCGCAAGCGCGACCTGATGATGCGCATTCTGGCCAACGACGCCCGTGTGCGTGCGCTGGTCTGTCCGCGCCAGGATGAATTGATGCGCCTGGTCAGCGGGGAGCGCCGCGCCATCGGCGCACGTCAGGCCTACGCCGCCGTCTCGTACTACTGA